From Pseudomonas sp. LS1212, the proteins below share one genomic window:
- a CDS encoding aldehyde dehydrogenase family protein — MIYAQPGTPGSVVSFKPRYGNFIGGEFVAPVEGQYFSNTSPVNGEVIAEFPRSTAADIEKALDAAHAAADAWGKTSVQERSRVLLKIADRIEQHLEQLAVAETWDNGKAIRETLNADVPLAADHFRYFAGCIRAQEGGAAEINELTTAYHFHEPLGVVGQIIPWNFPLLMAAWKLAPALAAGNCIVLKPAEQTPLSITLFVELVGDLLPAGVLNVVQGFGREAGEALATSKRIAKIAFTGSTPVGAHIMHCAAENIIPSTVELGGKSPNIFFEDIMQAEPQFIEKAAEGLVLAFFNQGEVCTCPSRALVQESIYEPFMAQVLKKIANIKRGNPLDTETMVGAQASEQQYDKILSYLTIAQEEGAQLLAGGAAERLEGDLSSGYYIQPTLLKGHNRMRVFQEEIFGPVVGVTTFKDEAEALAIANDTEFGLGAGLWTRDINRAYRMGRAIKAGRVWTNCYHLYPAHAAFGGYKKSGVGRETHKMMLDHYQQTKNLLVSYDTNPLGFF; from the coding sequence ATGATCTATGCACAACCCGGTACACCCGGTTCCGTTGTTTCGTTCAAGCCGCGTTATGGCAACTTCATCGGCGGTGAATTCGTCGCTCCCGTCGAAGGCCAGTATTTCAGCAATACCTCGCCGGTCAACGGCGAAGTGATTGCCGAGTTCCCACGCTCCACGGCGGCCGACATCGAAAAAGCCCTGGACGCGGCCCATGCCGCCGCCGATGCCTGGGGCAAGACCTCGGTCCAGGAGCGCTCGCGGGTGCTGCTGAAAATCGCCGATCGCATCGAGCAACACCTGGAGCAGCTGGCGGTCGCCGAGACCTGGGACAATGGCAAGGCCATCCGCGAAACCCTGAACGCCGACGTGCCGCTGGCGGCCGACCATTTTCGCTACTTCGCCGGGTGCATACGCGCCCAGGAAGGCGGCGCCGCCGAAATCAACGAACTGACCACCGCTTACCATTTCCACGAGCCACTGGGCGTGGTCGGGCAGATCATCCCCTGGAACTTCCCGTTGCTGATGGCCGCCTGGAAACTGGCGCCGGCGCTGGCTGCCGGTAACTGCATCGTGCTCAAGCCAGCCGAGCAGACGCCGTTGTCGATCACGCTGTTCGTTGAGCTGGTCGGCGACCTGTTGCCCGCCGGCGTATTGAACGTCGTCCAGGGTTTCGGCCGCGAAGCCGGTGAAGCCCTGGCCACCAGCAAGCGCATCGCCAAGATCGCTTTCACCGGTTCCACCCCGGTGGGCGCGCACATCATGCATTGCGCGGCCGAGAACATCATTCCAAGCACCGTGGAGCTGGGCGGCAAATCGCCGAACATATTCTTCGAAGACATCATGCAGGCCGAGCCGCAGTTCATCGAAAAGGCCGCCGAAGGGCTGGTGCTGGCGTTTTTCAACCAGGGCGAAGTCTGCACCTGCCCGTCGCGCGCGCTGGTGCAGGAATCGATCTACGAACCCTTCATGGCCCAGGTGCTGAAGAAGATCGCCAATATCAAGCGTGGCAACCCGCTGGACACCGAGACCATGGTCGGTGCCCAGGCCAGCGAGCAGCAATACGACAAGATTCTTTCCTACTTGACCATCGCCCAGGAGGAGGGCGCCCAGCTGCTCGCCGGTGGCGCGGCCGAGCGGCTCGAAGGCGACCTGTCCAGCGGTTATTACATCCAGCCGACCCTGCTCAAGGGCCACAACAGGATGCGCGTGTTCCAGGAAGAGATCTTCGGCCCGGTGGTGGGCGTCACCACCTTCAAGGACGAAGCCGAAGCCCTGGCAATCGCCAACGACACCGAGTTCGGCCTCGGCGCCGGCCTCTGGACCCGCGACATCAACCGTGCCTATCGCATGGGCCGCGCGATCAAGGCCGGCCGCGTCTGGACCAACTGCTACCACCTGTACCCGGCGCATGCCGCGTTCGGCGGTTACAAGAAATCCGGCGTGGGTCGTGAAACCCACAAGATGATGCTCGACCACTACCAGCAGACCAAAAACCTGTTGGTCAGCTATGACACCAACCCACTGGGCTTCTTTTAA
- the pqqA gene encoding pyrroloquinoline quinone precursor peptide PqqA, with product MWTKPAFTDLRIGFEVTMYFASR from the coding sequence ATGTGGACTAAACCCGCGTTTACCGACCTGCGCATCGGCTTCGAAGTGACCATGTACTTCGCCAGCCGCTGA
- the ercA gene encoding alcohol dehydrogenase-like regulatory protein ErcA encodes MSQNLSQLRKFVSPEIIFGAGCRHNVGNYAKTFGARKVLVVSDPGVIAAGWVADVEASLQALDIDYCLYSGVSPNPRVEEVMLGAEIYRENHCDVIVAVGGGSPMDCGKGIGIVVAHGRSILEFEGVDTIRVPSPPLILIPTTAGTSADVSQFVIISNQQERMKFSIVSKAVVPDVSLIDPETTLSMDPFLSACTGIDALVHAIEAFVSTGHGPLTDPHALEAMRLINGNLVQMIATPGDIALREKIMLGSMQAGLAFSNAILGAVHAMSHSLGGFLDLPHGLCNAVLVEHVVAFNYNSAPDRFKVIAETFGIDCRGLNHRQICGRLVEHLIALKHSIGFHETLGLHGVSTADIPFLSQHAMDDPCILTNPRASSQRDVEVVYGEAL; translated from the coding sequence ATGAGCCAGAATCTCAGCCAGCTGCGTAAATTCGTTTCCCCGGAAATCATCTTCGGCGCCGGTTGCCGGCATAACGTTGGCAACTACGCAAAGACCTTCGGCGCGCGCAAGGTCCTGGTCGTCAGCGACCCCGGCGTGATTGCCGCCGGTTGGGTCGCCGATGTCGAGGCCAGCCTGCAGGCCCTGGACATCGATTACTGCCTCTACAGCGGGGTATCGCCCAACCCTCGGGTCGAAGAGGTGATGCTCGGCGCCGAGATCTATAGAGAAAACCATTGCGATGTGATCGTTGCCGTCGGCGGCGGCAGCCCGATGGATTGCGGCAAAGGCATCGGCATAGTCGTCGCCCACGGGCGCAGCATTCTTGAATTCGAGGGGGTCGACACCATTCGGGTGCCGAGCCCGCCGCTGATCCTGATCCCGACCACGGCCGGTACCTCGGCCGACGTTTCCCAGTTCGTGATCATTTCCAACCAGCAGGAGCGGATGAAGTTTTCCATCGTCAGCAAGGCAGTCGTCCCGGACGTCTCGCTGATCGACCCGGAAACGACCCTGAGCATGGACCCCTTCCTCTCGGCCTGCACCGGTATCGATGCGTTGGTTCACGCCATCGAAGCATTCGTGTCCACCGGTCACGGCCCGTTGACCGACCCCCATGCCCTGGAGGCGATGCGCCTGATCAATGGCAACCTGGTGCAGATGATCGCCACCCCTGGCGACATCGCGCTGCGCGAAAAGATCATGCTCGGCAGCATGCAGGCCGGGCTGGCGTTCTCCAATGCGATTCTCGGCGCGGTGCACGCCATGTCCCACAGCCTGGGCGGGTTCCTCGATTTGCCCCACGGGTTGTGCAATGCGGTGTTGGTCGAGCATGTGGTCGCGTTCAACTACAACTCGGCGCCCGACCGCTTCAAGGTGATTGCCGAGACCTTCGGCATCGATTGTCGTGGCCTCAACCACCGGCAGATCTGCGGGCGTCTGGTGGAGCATCTGATCGCGCTCAAGCACTCCATCGGCTTTCATGAAACCCTCGGCCTGCACGGTGTCAGCACGGCGGATATTCCCTTCCTTTCGCAGCATGCGATGGACGATCCGTGCATTCTCACCAACCCGCGGGCGTCGAGCCAGCGGGATGTCGAGGTCGTCTATGGCGAAGCCCTCTGA